One Prunus dulcis chromosome 8, ALMONDv2, whole genome shotgun sequence DNA window includes the following coding sequences:
- the LOC117637215 gene encoding photosystem II reaction center PSB28 protein, chloroplastic, which yields MATLQSLVFSSPVSHCLQQPRLHSGLLSWAVHRSAKSTFNGQSLHVSRPQWAPIRRCTQASRSITMMVKPKIQFIQGTDEQTIPDVRLTKSKDGTNGVAIFKFEQPSVFDSSGEFGDITGFYMIDEEGVLQSVDVNAKFVNGKPAGIEAKYTMRTPRDWDRFMRFMERYANDNGLQFIKK from the exons ATGGCAACCCTGCAGTCACTTGTATTCTCCTCTCCAGTCTCACACTGTCTGCAGCAACCACGCCTTCATTCTG GCTTGTTATCTTGGGCTGTCCATAGAAGTGCAAAGTCCACGTTCAATGGTCAGTCTTTGCACGTGTCTCGTCCCCAATGGGCGCCAATAAGACGGTGTACTCAAGCATCTAGATCTATTACAATGATGgtcaaaccaaaaattcagtttATCCAAGGAACTGATGAACAGACAATACCAGATGTGAGGCTAACTAAATCAAAAGATGGTACAAATGGCGTGGCTATATTCAAGTTTGAGCAACCTTCTGTTTTTGACTCCTCTGGTGAATTTGGTGACATCACTGGATTTTACATGATTGATGAAGAAGGTGTTCTTCAATCAGTTGATGTCAATGCCAAATTTGTCAATGGAAAGCCTGCAGGAATTGAAGCAAAGTATACTATGCGGACTCCGAGAGATTGGGACAGATTCATGAGATTCATGGAACGCTATGCTAATGATAATGGCTTGCAATTCATCAAAAAATGA
- the LOC117638760 gene encoding bifunctional TH2 protein, mitochondrial-like → MAIDEGGLARRLWFKFRDDSVFSLYTPFFVGLASATLHSETTFRHFISQDLHFLKAFVLAYELAEDCADDEDDKNGLRDLRKRAFGRLQMHDTFVREWGFEFPNEDISKDIATTKYTDFLLATASGKIEGERSVLDKIATPFEKTKVAAYTLAALAPCMRLYAFISTEIQGIINPDQDSTHIYKSWIENYSSQVFEEIALQNEDMLDKLSVSLTGEELEIIEKLYHQAMKLQVDFIAAQPISDQQSVVPLSRVHDFSKRHLTILCDFDLACTAFDSAAILAEIAIITAPKADMDGSDQTQLARMPSADLRSTWDVLSTQYTEQFEQCVESIVASERVEELDYERLCSALEQLAEFERKANERVVQSGVLKGLNAEDIKRAGQTLILQDGCRSFFQKIVKNKSLKTDVHVLSYCWCNDLIVSAFSSGDLNVLNVHSNELVYQESVTTGEIVKKMESPMEKLQVFNDVLIDRRGEGNKHLTVYIGGSVGDLLCLLEADIGIVVGSSSSLRRLGDHFGVSFVPLFSGLVKRQRELADQDCASNWWKPLSGVLYTVSSWAEIQAFILGSSKLVLRKISMATFWQERQREEDVI, encoded by the exons ATGGCCATAGACGAAGGAGGCCTAGCCAGACGGCTGTGGTtcaagttcagagacgactctgttttctctctctacacTCCCTTCTTCGTTGGCTTAGCCTCTGCTACTCTGCACTCTGAAACTACCTTTCGCCATTTCATCTCTCAGGACCTCCATTTTCTCAAAGCCTTCGTTCTCGC ATATGAATTGGCGGAAGATTGTGCAGATGATGAGGACGACAAGAATGGTTTACGCGATTTGAGAAAACGTGCCTTCGGCAGGCTTCAAATGCACGACACATTTGTCCGA GAATGGGGTTTTGAATTCCCAAATGAGGACATTTCTAAAGACATTGCAACAACCAAATACACAGATTTCTTGCTTGCAACAGCATCAGGgaaaattgaaggagaaagaTCGGTTCTGGACAAAATCGCAACCCCTTTCGAAAAGACCAAGGTTGCTGCATATACACTTGCTGCTCTGGCTCCTTGTATGAGACTCTATGCCTTCATCAGTACTGAGATCCAAGGCATTATAAATCCTGATCAAGATAGCACTCACATTTACAAAAGCTGGATAGAAAATTATTCGTCTCAAGTTTTCGAG GAAATAGCCCTACAAAATGAAGACATGCTAGATAAACTTAGTGTTTCTTTGACTGGTGAGGAGCTTGAGATTATAGAGAAGCTCTATCATCAAGCTATGAAGCTTCAAGTAGATTTTATTGCTGCTCAACCAATTTCTGATCAGCAATCTGTAGTACCTTTGTCTCGGGTGCATGACTTTAGCAAACGCCATCTTACGATACTTTGTGACTTTGATTTGGCATGCACTGCTTTTGATTCTGCTGCCATATTGGCTGAGATTGCGATCATAACAGCACCAAAGGCTGATATGGATGGATCTGATCAAACCCAACTTGCTCGGATGCCATCAGCAGACTTAAGGAGCACATGGGATGTTCTTTCAACCCAATACACTGAACAATTTGAACAATGTGTAGAAAGCATTGTGGCCAGTGAGAGAG TGGAAGAATTAGATTATGAACGTCTGTGTAGCGCGCTTGAACAACTCGCGGAGTTTGAGAGAAAGGCAAATGAAAGGGTGGTTCAGTCAGGAGTGTTGAAGGGTTTAAATGCGGAGGATATAAAAAGGGCTGGACAGACCCTCATTCTGCAAGATGGTTGCAGAAGCTTCTTTCAGAAgattgtgaaaaataaaagtctGAAAACTGATGTTCATGTGCTTTCATACTGCTGGTGTAATGACCTCATTGTATCAGCTTTCTCTTCAG GAGATTTGAATGTCTTGAATGTACATTCAAATGAGTTGGTTTATCAAGAATCTGTCACAACTGGTGAAATTGTAAAGAAGATGGAGTCTCCCATGGAAAAGCTTCAAGTCTTCAACGACGTCCTAATCGACCGCAGGGGCGAAGGCAATAAACACTTGACAGTTTACATTGGAGGCTCAGTGGGTGACTTGCTTTGCCTGCTTGAAGCAGATATAGGCATTGTAGTTGGTTCAAGTTCAAGCCTAAGGAGACTAGGTGATCATTTTGGTGTTTCCTTTGTCCCATTGTTCTCTGGCTTGGTGAAGAGGCAGAGAGAACTTGCTGATCAAGATTGTGCCTCTAATTGGTGGAAACCATTGTCTGGTGTTCTTTATACGGTGTCTAGTTGGGCTGAAATACAGGCATTCATTTTGG GTTCAAGCAAGTTGGTGTTGAGAAAGATTTCAATGGCAACTTTCTGGCAGGAGAGacaaagagaagaagatgTAATATAA
- the LOC117638642 gene encoding uncharacterized protein LOC117638642: protein MEKLQGGFGGDGKEEEGYDAVVVGSGYGGSVVACRLCMAAAGIRVCLLEKGRRWESKDFPTDSFKLLSSLRMESRNLGLSFGSKDALIQVYEQNDSVAVVGCGLGGGSLVNAGVMMPTPVRARRHPKWPNDWEKNWDHCEASAAAMLKIQSIPVKFSVGQALEDIAIKEEVGETSETSVKLTVNFDFEDQRPGSTETSKLQEMGSCLACGNCVSGCPYNAKASNDKTYLHSAIQAGCIVKTQCQVQYVIRNTYDNEGKSGSRKRRWRVYLNEIDYVTSDFVILSGGVFGTTEILFQSQMRGLRVSEALGSGFSCNGNNVAYLTGSSTPLNGYGLDKKELFKIPFQARPGPSISTSYTSSMGFTIQNAILPTAYPHLLFKGILTYGWPGGYWFFHGILDKIKLAMGLKATQAVALLALGHDESDGKIMLEKGTNKISFIPPRDPLLPRKIKVFQKLTQKLGGVLFMSKYRSTAVHLLGGCNASSSGPSHGVCNPKGQIFDPQATVHPGLYVCDASLIPCSIGINPSFTIATAAEHISRHLVQDVLEYKIRREGTNYLGGVQDPDSFIEKTKTIDNGRRSVVTFKETMRGHVGGMPCTAYLKMKMNPHGEDQKDSDIEWNLGTNIHGKSHPLLRGKVGGHVEFRGFEKDNLHIIDGDVNLCEVDSRAPYTHYMRYHIHLVASTGSRYILEGRKIMNPFLLASYAWREATTLHVTFEKVADKSSKNDDHDKVILKGELSISMMELLKSLVSFEGNKKGKFLSLLSGTLFRTYFLQMPRGSQEHFNLSDCEHKYSYPSSTLHDIKTEDGVVISCRQWKCQQNLSKLRGSDEQRNPVLLVNGYAVESYWLPTEPNDLVRTLIEEGHETWLLQSRLHVLNPSNTFTLEDVGRFDIPAAINKMLELLGPNVKVHVVAHCVGGLAIHIALMGGHVSASHIASLSCTNSSMFFKLNALSTVKMRLPLLPISMLILGNNKTLPLVETSTSPPVSLRHRLLKLIALLIPRYERCSCSECKVVSGIFGNAFWHENISPTVHQWLNKESSTRLPMAAFPHLRKICNSGFIVDSNGSNSYLIHPQRMALPTLYISGGRPLLVTPQTSFLAHKYMKLHQPGFRHERVVVEGFGHSDLLIGEESCEKVFPHILSHIRLADGDEQQGRNVHINVAEGKKVFSDSEADQYQYEEGFGITWFSPFVVLLLAFLLVSLLARLF from the exons ATGGAGAAGTTACAAGGAGGTTTTGGTGGTGatgggaaagaagaagaagggtatGATGCGGTGGTTGTGGGGTCCGGCTACGGTGGTTCTGTGGTTGCTTGTAGGTTGTGCATGGCAGCTGCAGGCATAAGGGTTTGTCTACTTGAGAAAGGCCGCAGATGGGAATCTAAAGATTTCCCAACTGACAGCTTCAAGTTGTTGTCATCTTTGAGGATGGAGAGCCGGAACCTAGGCCTTAGTTTTGGATCCAAGGATGCGCTAATCCAG GTATACGAGCAAAATGATTCTGTAGCAGTAGTGGGTTGTGGGCTTGGTGGAGGCTCACTGGTGAACGCAGGAGTTATGATGCCAACGCCAGTTCGGGCCAGACGACATCCAAAATGGCCAAACGACTGGGAGAAGAACTGGGATCACTGTGAGGCTTCTGCTGCAGCCATGCTCAAAATACAAAGTATTCCTGTGAAGTTTTCTGTTGGGCAGGCCTTGGAAGATATCGCCATAAAAGAAGAGGTTGGAGAAACTTCTGAGACTTCTGTGAAGCTGACTGTGAATTTTGACTTTGAAGATCAACGTCCAGGAAGCACTGAAACTTCGAAACTTCAAGAGATGGGGAGCTGCTTGGCCTGTGGAAATTGTGTTTCTGGATGTCCTTATAATGCCAAAGCTTCTAACGACAAAACTTATCTACATTCAGCAATCCAG GCTGGATGCATTGTTAAAACTCAATGCCAAGTGCAATATGTGATTAGAAACACGTACGACAATGAGGGCAAAAGTGGCAGTAGAAAGAGAAGATGGCGTGTTTATTTGAATGAGATTGATTACGTGACCTCCGATTTTGTAATCCTATCAG GGGGAGTTTTTGGCACGACTGAGATCCTGTTTCAGTCACAAATGAGAGGGCTGAGAGTTTCAGAAGCTCTTGGCTCAGGGTTCAGCTGCAATGGAAATAATGTTGCTTATCTCACGGGAAGCTCGACGCCATTGAATGGTTATGGACTAGATAAGAAGGAGCTCTTTAAGATTCCATTTCAAGCAAGGCCAGGACCCTCCATCTCAACATCTTACACTTCATCAATGGGTTTTACAATCCAG AATGCTATACTTCCAACAGCTTATCCGCACCTTCTATTCAAAGGAATTTTAACCTATGGATGGCCTGGTGGATATTGGTTTTTTCATGGGATTTTAGACAAGATAAAACTTGCAATGGGTTTAAAAGCAACTCAAGCAGTGGCTCTTCTTGCATTGGGACATGATGAGAGTGATGGCAAGATCATGTTAGAGAAGGGCACCAACAAAATCAGCTTTATCCCACCTCGTGATCCACTTCTCCCACGAAAAATCAAAGTCTTTCAAAAGCTCACTCAGAAACTAGGAGGAGTTCTCTTCATGTCAAAATACCGGAGCACAGCAGTCCATCTTTTAGGTGGGTGCAATGCATCATCATCAGGTCCTTCACATGGTGTTTGCAACCCCAAGGGGCAGATTTTCGACCCTCAGGCCACGGTGCATCCAGGCCTCTACGTGTGTGATGCTTCTTTGATCCCATGCTCCATTGGCATCAACCCATCTTTTACTATTGCCACTGCAGCTGAGCATATAAGTAGGCACCTTGTGCAGGATGTTTTGGAGTACAAGATCAGGAGAGAAGGTACTAATTATCTTGGAGGTGTTCAAGATCCAGATTCCTTCATTGAGAAGACTAAGACTATAGATAATGGCCGGAGATCGGTTGTCACGTTTAAAGAAACCATGAGAGGTCACGTTGGGGGCATGCCATGCACAGCTTatctcaaaatgaaaatgaaccCTCATGGTGAGGACCAGAAGGACTCTGATATTGAATGGAACTTGGGTACTAATATTCATGGGAAATCTCATCCCCTTCTAAGAGGGAAAGTTGGAGGGCATGTAGAATTTAGAGGCTTTGAGAAGGATAATTTACATATCATAGACGGGGATGTAAATTTGTGTGAAGTAGATTCCAGAGCTCCGTACACACACTATATGCGTTATCATATTCATCTTGTGGCGTCTACCGGTTCAAG ATATATTCTAGAGGGGAGAAAGATAATGAATCCTTTTCTCCTTGCATCATATGCATGGAGGGAAGCTACCACACTGCATGTGACATTTGAAAAAGTTGCCGACAAAAGCTCAAAGAATGATGATCATGACAAGGTAATATTAAAAGGGGAGCTTAGTATTTCCATGATGGAGCTTCTTAAGAGCCTCGTGAGCTTTGAAGGAaacaagaaaggaaaattCTTAAGCCTCCTCTCAGGGACTCTCTTCAGAACCTATTTCTTGCAGATGCCTCGAGGTAGCCAAGAGCACTTTAATCTGTCAGATTGTGAGCATAAATATTCTTATCCAAGCAGCACTCTTCACGATATAAAAACAG AGGATGGAGTGGTTATCAGTTGCAGGCAATGGAAGTGCCAGCAAAATTTGTCAAAACTTAGAGGATCAGATGAACAACGTAACCCGGTTCTCCTTGTTAATGGATATGCTGTTGAGAGTTACTGGCTGCCAACAGAGCCAAATGACTTGGTCAGAACTTTGATTGAAGAAGGGCATGAAACATGGCTGTTACAGTCAAGGCTGCATGTTCTGAATCCTTCGAACACTTTTACCCTTGAAGATGTTGGAAGATTTGATATCCCTGCTG CCATTAATAAGATGCTTGAATTGCTTGGACCAAACGTAAAGGTGCATGTAGTTGCACACTGTGTTGGAGGCTTAGCCATACACATAGCTCTCATGGGAGGTCATGTCTCTGCTAGCCATATAGCTTCTCTGTCTTGCACCAACTCTTCCATGTTCTTCAAGCTTAATGCTTTGTCCACTGTCAAAATGCGGCTTCCTCTGCTCCCA ATATCAATGTTGATACTTGGAAATAACAAGACACTTCCTCTTGTGGAAACATCAACATCACCACCAGTGAGCTTACGGCATAGGCTCCTGAAACTGATAGCCCTCCTGATACCGCGGTACGAGAGATGCAGCTGCAGTGAATGTAAGGTTGTCTCCGGCATATTTGGGAACGCATTCTGGCACGAAAACATAAGTCCAACAGTGCACCAGTGGTTGAACAAGGAAAGCTCAACAAGGCTTCCAATGGCAGCATTTCCTCACCTCAGAAAGATATGCAACTCCGGTTTTATAGTGGACAGCAATGGCAGCAACTCCTATTTGATCCATCCACAAAGAATGGCTCTCCCAACACTCTATATATCTGGCGGGCGGCCTCTCCTTGTGACACCTCAGACTTCTTTTCTTGCTCATAAATACATGAAGCTGCACCAGCCAGGGTTTAGGCATGAGAGGGTTGTTGTGGAGGGTTTTGGGCATTCGGATTTGTTGATTGGAGAAGAGTCTTGCGAGAAGGTGTTTCCTCACATTTTGTCTCATATAAGATTGGCTGATGGTGATGAGCAGCAAGGAAGAAATGTTCATATCAATGTTGCTGAGGGGAAGAAAGTCTTCTCTGATTCAGAAGCTGATCAATATCAATATGAAGAAGGATTTGGAATTACTTGGTTCTCTCCTTTTGTTGTTCTTCTGCTGgcttttttgttggtttctcTGTTAGCTCgattgttt
- the LOC117636425 gene encoding MDIS1-interacting receptor like kinase 1 yields the protein MHLKTQFLIFFFLCCFIGCSSFGFAAVANDEVSALLSIKAGLIDPLNSLKDWKLPENVAKYEAAHCNWTGVWCNSERHVERLDLSHMNLSGPVSDDIQWLKGLTSLNLCCSAFSSSLPKSMANLTALKSLDVSQNSLVGDFPWGLGKAGGLKTLNASSNNFSGFLPEDLGNATLLETLDLRGSFFQGSIPKSFKNLQKLKFLGLSGNNLTGQIPSELGQLSSLESIILGYNEFEGGIPMEFGNLTNLKYLDLAVGNLSGEIPADLGRLNLLETVFLYKNNFEGKIPPEMVTITSLKLLDLSDNMLSGELPAEIGELKNLQLLNVMCNQLSGLVPLGLASLIQLSVLELWNNSFSGHLPSDLGKNSPLQWLDISSNSFSGEIPSTLCNKGNLTKLILFNNAFTGPIPVSLSTCLSLVRVRMQNNLLSGTIPIGLGKLGKLQRLELANNNLTGVIPDDISSSTSLSFIDISRNHLHSSLPSTILSAPSLQTLMASNNDLVGEIPDQFQDCPSLSVLDLSSNHFSGTIPASIASCEKLVSLNLRNNQLTGDIPKSISMMPTLSILDLSNNSLTGGIPENFGISPALETLNVSYNKLEGPVPANGVLRTINPSDLVGNAGLCGGVLPPCMRNPAFTSRHRSLHTRNIVAGWVIGILSVLAAGIALFGARSLYKRWYSNGSCFEDSFEVGKGEWPWRLMAFQRLGFTSGDILACVKESNVIGMGATGIVYKAEISRSNTVVAVKKLWRPATDVETGSSDDLVGEVNVLGRLRHRNIVRLLGFLNNDTNLMIIYEFMHNGSLGETLHGKQAGRLLVDWVSRYNIAVGVAQGLAYLHHDCHPPVIHRDIKSNNILLDANLDARIADFGLARMMVRKNETVSMVAGSYGYIAPEYGYTLKIDEKIDIYSYGVVLLELLTGKRPLDPEFGESVDVVEWIRRKIRDNKSLEEALDPSVGNCLHVQEEMLLVLRIALLCTAKLPKDRPSMRDVITMLGEAKPRRKSISNKNEAYATNKDQPVFSTSPVNGLL from the exons ATGCATTTGAAAACCCAGttcttgattttcttctttttgtgttgtttCATTGGTTGTTCTTCATTTGGTTTTGCTGCTGTGGCTAATGATGAAGTGTCTGCTTTGCTTTCAATAAAAGCTGGTCTGATTGATCCACTAAACAGCCTCAAAGATTGGAAGTTGCCAGAAAATGTGGCTAAGTATGAAGCAGCTCACTGTAATTGGACTGGTGTGTGGTGCAACTCTGAGAGGCATGTTGAGAGGCTTGATCTCTCTCACATGAATCTCAGTGGCCCTGTATCAGATGACATCCAATGGCTCAAAGGTCTCACTTCTCTCAACTTGTGCTGCAGTGCgttttcttcatctttgcCAAAATCCATGGCAAATCTCACAGCATTGAAGAGCCTTGATGTCAGTCAGAATTCACTTGTTGGTGACTTTCCATGGGGGCTTGGGAAAGCAGGTGGATTGAAAACATTGAATGCTTCAAGCAACAACTTCTCTGGTTTTCTTCCTGAGGATCTTGGCAATGCCACTCTGCTTGAGACTCTGGATCTTAGAGGGAGCTTCTTCCAAGGCTCAATTCCAAAGTCCTTCAAGAACTTGCAGAAGCTCAAGTTTCTTGGGCTTTCTGGGAATAACCTCACTGGTCAAATCCCATCAGAGCTTGGCCAGCTTTCCTCCTTGGAAAGCATAATTCTTGGGTACAATGAATTTGAAGGTGGAATTCCAATGGAGTTTGGGAATCTCACCAACCTCAAGTATCTTGATTTGGCAGTTGGCAATCTTAGTGGTGAGATTCCAGCTGACTTAGGCAGGCTTAATCTACTGGAGACTGTGTTCTTGTATAAGAACAATTTTGAAGGTAAAATCCCACCAGAAATGGTAACCATTACTTCATTGAAATTGCTGGATCTCTCTGATAACATGTTATCAGGGGAACTTCCAGCTGAGATAGGTGAGCTGAAGAATTTGCAGCTTCTGAATGTAATGTGTAATCAGTTGTCAGGCTTAGTCCCTTTGGGACTTGCAAGTTTGATTCAGTTAAGTGTTCTTGAGCTATGGAACAATTCATTCTCAGGTCATTTACCAAGTGATCTTGGTAAAAATTCCCCATTGCAGTGGTTGGACATCTCATCCAACTCATTCTCTGGTGAGATTCCATCAACATTGTGCAATAAGGGCAATCTTACCAAGCTCATCCTCTTCAACAATGCCTTCACAGGTCCAATTCCGGTGAGCTTATCGACATGCCTTTCACTTGTCCGTGTTCGAATGCAGAACAATCTTCTTTCTGGGACAATCCCAATCGGTCTTGGCAAGCTCGGGAAGCTTCAGAGGTTAGAATTAGCAAATAACAATCTCACTGGTGTAATCCCAGATGACATTTCTTCTTCTACCTCACTTTCGTTCATTGATATCTCTAGAAATCACCTccattcttctcttccttctaCCATTCTTTCTGCTCCAAGTTTGCAAACCTTGATGGCCTCAAATAATGACTTAGTAGGAGAGATCCCAGACCAATTCCAGGACTGTCCTTCACTTTCAGTGCTTGATCTCTCATCAAACCATTTCTCAGGAACCATTCCAGCAAGCATTGCTTCATGTGAGAAATTGGTAAGCTTGAACCTTAGGAACAACCAATTGACTGGAGATATCCCAAAATCAATCTCCATGATGCCCACATTGTCCATTCTTGATCTATCCAATAACTCTCTCACTGGTGGAATACCAGAAAACTTTGGAATCTCTCCAGCCTTGGAAACTCTCAATGTCTCATACAACAAGCTAGAAGGTCCTGTCCCAGCAAATGGTGTGCTTAGAACAATAAACCCAAGTGACCTTGTGGGCAATGCTGGTCTCTGTGGTGGTGTCCTCCCTCCGTGTATGCGAAATCCAGCATTTACATCAAGGCATAGGAGCTTGCACACAAGGAACATTGTTGCAGGATGGGTTATTGGGATTTTATCGGTTTTAGCAGCTGGAATTGCACTTTTTGGTGCTCGATCTCTGTACAAAAGGTGGTATTCGAATGGAAGTTGCTTCGAAGATAGTTTTGAAGTTGGCAAGGGAGAGTGGCCATGGAGATTGATGGCATTCCAGAGGCTTGGTTTCACAAGTGGTGACATTCTGGCTTGTGTGAAGGAGTCAAATGTGATTGGAATGGGAGCTACTGGGATTGTCTATAAGGCGGAGATATCAAGATCAAACACAGTTGTGGCAGTTAAAAAGTTATGGAGACCGGCAACAGACGTTGAAACTGGAAGCAGTGATGATCTAGTTGGGGAAGTGAATGTCTTGGGGAGGCTAAGGCATCGAAACATTGTTCGATTATTAGGATTTCTGAACAATGATACCAATTTGATGATTATATATGAGTTTATGCACAATGGCAGCCTAGGAGAAACCCTGCATGGCAAGCAAGCAGGGAGGTTACTTGTAGATTGGGTTTCAAGGTACAACATCGCAGTTGGTGTCGCTCAAGGTCTCGCTTATCTCCACCATGATTGTCACCCACCAGTCATACATAGAGACATCAAGTCCAACAACATACTACTTGATGCAAACCTTGATGCAAGGATTGCTGATTTCGGGTTGGCAAGGATGATGGTTCGGAAAAATGAGACAGTTTCCATGGTGGCTGGATCGTATGGCTACATAGCCCCTG AATATGGATACACATTGAAGATTGATGAAAAGATTGATATCTACAGCTATGGTGTGGTTCTATTGGAGCTTCTCACCGGAAAGAGGCCATTAGACCCTGAGTTCGGAGAATCGGTAGACGTTGTGGAATGGATTCGGAGGAAGATTAGGGATAACAAGAGTTTAGAAGAAGCATTGGACCCCAGTGTAGGAAATTGCTTGCATGTTCAAGAAGAGATGCTCCTAGTCCTTAGAATAGCATTGCTTTGCACTGCCAAGCTTCCCAAGGACAGGCCCTCAATGAGGGATGTCATAAccatgcttggagaggcaaagCCTCGGAGGAAAAGCATTAGCAACAAGAATGAAGCTTATGCAACCAACAAAGACCAGCCCGTGTTTAGCACCTCACCTGTAAATGGCCTTCTCTAG
- the LOC117636650 gene encoding auxin-responsive protein IAA11 isoform X1 — MEGVLGSGGGGGGGGSAGGSLIMSTLSKEDNLAMSSEDSSSPDESELELCLGLSLGGGGGGCLGKAQQGPRGQYARILTAKDFPSVRSSLSSSSASSSSSSSSSLSSANVTAGTKRSADSVAAANGASSQVVGWPPIRTYRMNSLVTQPKSSSTEVFNSVDEKSECKNTAGKANSGNAKEKGHLRASLFVKVNMDGTPIGRKVNLSAQSCYEALAQTLEDMFDGPSMHLNSIRSGGQEEHGIMAGATRPSKLLDGSFEFVLTYEDKDGDWMLVGDVPWGMFLGTVKRLRIMRTSEANGLAPRLQEKNVRQRCQPI; from the exons ATGGAGGGTGTTTTGggtagtggtggtggaggtggaggtggaggttcAGCTGGTGGGTCTTTGATTATGTCAACGCTGTCTAAAGAAGACAACTTGGCCATGTCTTCTGAGGACTCTTCTAGCCCAGATGAGTCTGAGCTTGAGCTCTGTCTTGGGTTGAGCcttggtggaggtggtggtggctgTCTAGGGAAGGCCCAACAAGGCCCAAGGGGTCAATATGCTAGGATCTTGACTGCTAAAGATTTTCCTTCTGTGCGTTCATCTTTGTCTTCATCATCAGCTTCTTCGTcctcctcatcttcttcttcattgagCAGTGCTAATGTCACAGCTGGGACCAAGAGAAGTGCTGATTCTGTGGCAGCTGCTAATGGTGCCAG CAGTCAGGTTGTGGGATGGCCTCCAATCAGAACTTATAGAATGAATAGTTTGGTTACCCAACCGAAATCTTCATCCACTGAAGTATTTAACTCAGTAGATGAGAAAAGTGAATGCAAGAATACTGCAGGGAAGGCAAACAGTGGAAATGCTAAGGAGAAAGGGCACCTGAGGGCCTCCCTATTTGTGAAGGTGAATATGGATGGAACTCCAATTGGGCGGAAGGTTAATCTAAGTGCACAGAGTTGCTATGAAGCTCTAGCACAAACATTGGAAGATATGTTCGATGGACCCTCTATGCATCTGAACTCAATAC GTTCAGGTGGTCAGGAGGAGCATGGTATAATGGCAGGAGCAACTAGACCATCAAAGTTGCTGGATGGATCATTTGAGTTTGTGCTCACTTATGAAGACAAAGATGGAGACTGGATGCTTGTTGGAGATGTTCCTTGGGG GATGTTTCTTGGTACTGTGAAGAGGTTAAGAATTATGAGGACATCTGAGGCTAATGGGCTTG CTCCAAGGCTACAGGAAAAGAATGTGAGGCAAAGATGCCAGCCGATATAG
- the LOC117636650 gene encoding auxin-responsive protein IAA11 isoform X2 has translation MEGVLGSGGGGGGGGSAGGSLIMSTLSKEDNLAMSSEDSSSPDESELELCLGLSLGGGGGGCLGKAQQGPRGQYARILTAKDFPSVRSSLSSSSASSSSSSSSSLSSANVTAGTKRSADSVAAANGASQVVGWPPIRTYRMNSLVTQPKSSSTEVFNSVDEKSECKNTAGKANSGNAKEKGHLRASLFVKVNMDGTPIGRKVNLSAQSCYEALAQTLEDMFDGPSMHLNSIRSGGQEEHGIMAGATRPSKLLDGSFEFVLTYEDKDGDWMLVGDVPWGMFLGTVKRLRIMRTSEANGLAPRLQEKNVRQRCQPI, from the exons ATGGAGGGTGTTTTGggtagtggtggtggaggtggaggtggaggttcAGCTGGTGGGTCTTTGATTATGTCAACGCTGTCTAAAGAAGACAACTTGGCCATGTCTTCTGAGGACTCTTCTAGCCCAGATGAGTCTGAGCTTGAGCTCTGTCTTGGGTTGAGCcttggtggaggtggtggtggctgTCTAGGGAAGGCCCAACAAGGCCCAAGGGGTCAATATGCTAGGATCTTGACTGCTAAAGATTTTCCTTCTGTGCGTTCATCTTTGTCTTCATCATCAGCTTCTTCGTcctcctcatcttcttcttcattgagCAGTGCTAATGTCACAGCTGGGACCAAGAGAAGTGCTGATTCTGTGGCAGCTGCTAATGGTGCCAG TCAGGTTGTGGGATGGCCTCCAATCAGAACTTATAGAATGAATAGTTTGGTTACCCAACCGAAATCTTCATCCACTGAAGTATTTAACTCAGTAGATGAGAAAAGTGAATGCAAGAATACTGCAGGGAAGGCAAACAGTGGAAATGCTAAGGAGAAAGGGCACCTGAGGGCCTCCCTATTTGTGAAGGTGAATATGGATGGAACTCCAATTGGGCGGAAGGTTAATCTAAGTGCACAGAGTTGCTATGAAGCTCTAGCACAAACATTGGAAGATATGTTCGATGGACCCTCTATGCATCTGAACTCAATAC GTTCAGGTGGTCAGGAGGAGCATGGTATAATGGCAGGAGCAACTAGACCATCAAAGTTGCTGGATGGATCATTTGAGTTTGTGCTCACTTATGAAGACAAAGATGGAGACTGGATGCTTGTTGGAGATGTTCCTTGGGG GATGTTTCTTGGTACTGTGAAGAGGTTAAGAATTATGAGGACATCTGAGGCTAATGGGCTTG CTCCAAGGCTACAGGAAAAGAATGTGAGGCAAAGATGCCAGCCGATATAG